The Rhodanobacteraceae bacterium genomic sequence GCGGGCCGCGCAAGCCCGCCGGGAACAACGCCGGCGCCAGGAAGGCGACGAGGCTGTACAACCATGCGACACCGGTGCCCAGCGCGATCAGGGTGTACATGTTGGGCGACCACGGCTTCAGCGACCGCCAGCCGCGCGCGAAGAACGGCGCACCGCCCCACAGCACCACGACGGTCGCAAGCGCCGCCTCGGCCCACGCGGCGACGCGAACCCACGGCGCGGGCATCTGCCAGCCGAACAGGTGCGGCCCCATCGCCAACCCGAACACCGGAATCGTCAGCGCGACCAATGTCCAGAAACGTCTTGTGAGCGCGCGCAAATCGCCGTCATCATCCATGTCCGCAGCAGCCAACAACGGCTCCAGTGCCATGCCGCACTTCGGGCAGTGGCCCGGACCGATCTGCCGGACCTCGGGGTGCATCGGGCAGGTGTAGGTCGTGCCGGCGGACGCGTCCGTGATTGCATTGTGTTGCGCACCTGAAGCGGGCGCGAGGTAACGCGCAGGATCGGCAACGAATTTCTCGAGGCAACGTGCGGAGCAGAAGTACCGGGTCGTGTCCGCGTGCCCGGTGCGATGCTGCGACGTTTGCGGATCGACCGTCATGCCGCAGACCGGGTCGATCTCGGCTTGCGTGGCAGGCTCGGGGTGTCCGCCGCCACAGCACGCGTGTTGCTCATGCGCGCCCGCAGCGACGTCTGGAGCATGCCGATGATGCGCGTCGTGATCATGCATGCTCATGGCCCTCCACCCCGCCCAGCGCGCGCAGGATCGGGCAGTGTTCGAGCGCGCCGTGTCCGGGACACGCGTCGATCAACTGCTTCAGTCCCCGTTTCACGCGCTGCAGTTCGCGGATGCGCTGTTCGACTTCGCCGAGGCGCGCTTGGGCGCGCTGCTTGACGCTTTTCACCCCGCGTTCGCGGTCGGTGGAAAGCGCCAGCAACTCGCGGATCTCCTCGAGCGTGAAGCCGAGATCCTTGGCGCGACGGATGAAGCGCAATCGCTCGACCACATCCGGGCCGTAATCGCGATAGCCCGATGCGCGCCGTTGCGGCGGCGGCAGCAGGTTTTCGCGCTCGTAATAGCGGATGGTGTCGATGCCGACGCCGGCGCGGCGCGCGACCGCGCCGATGGTGAAATGCGGGGTGGTTGGCGTGTCCATGCGTCCATGCTAAACCATGGAGCATGGTCCAGAGTCAAGCCTTTCGACGAGCATGCCGGGCGGCAGCGCACCGGGACAGGTTCAGCCTTTCAATGCGAGCTGGAGGCCGCGGCCGGCATCGCCATTTCCGCATGCTCGTGCCCTTCCTCCTCGGCGGCATTCGCGGTCAAGGCATGGAACTCGGCCGCGCTCATTTTCGGCTGTTTCTGCAGGTAGGCCACCAACGCCCAGATCTTCTGGTCGTCGTGGGTCTTGCCCCACGCCGGCATCGCGGTCATCTTGAGCCCGTGCTTGATGATCCAGAACGCCTCGGCGGGATGGGGCGCGAAACGGGTGAGGTTTGGCGGACGCGGATTCAGGCCGTCGCGCAATTCGGAATCGGCGACGCCCGGCGCGAGATGGCAATCGACGCACATTTCCGAGTAGTGCTCGGCGCCTTCCTTGACCAGCGCGGGATCGTCCAGCGGCGGCGGCTTGATGTCGGCGACGCGGCGGTCAATCGCGTGCTCGCGCACCATGCCGATGGCTTGCCGCGTGATCTTCCAGTGCGGCACGTCCGCACCCACCTGATACATCCCGCTGTACGCGAAGACGAAGAAAGCGATGATCGCGATGAGGATCCAGACAATCAGCGCACCGACGAATCGCATGGCGGCCTCCGGGGTTCGGGAAATGCAGGCAAACGTCGATCCTACTCCTCGCGGCGAGGCGATGCAGCGGCAGGCGCGGCGCGCCAGATTTGATAGGCACACCGATGTCGCCACAGGATTGGCGCGCCCGACTGGTCTAACACGCGGCGTTTGCG encodes the following:
- a CDS encoding Transcriptional regulator, MerR family; its protein translation is MDTPTTPHFTIGAVARRAGVGIDTIRYYERENLLPPPQRRASGYRDYGPDVVERLRFIRRAKDLGFTLEEIRELLALSTDRERGVKSVKQRAQARLGEVEQRIRELQRVKRGLKQLIDACPGHGALEHCPILRALGGVEGHEHA
- a CDS encoding Cytochrome c family protein; the protein is MRFVGALIVWILIAIIAFFVFAYSGMYQVGADVPHWKITRQAIGMVREHAIDRRVADIKPPPLDDPALVKEGAEHYSEMCVDCHLAPGVADSELRDGLNPRPPNLTRFAPHPAEAFWIIKHGLKMTAMPAWGKTHDDQKIWALVAYLQKQPKMSAAEFHALTANAAEEEGHEHAEMAMPAAASSSH